TTGGTTACATGGAAGTTGAACACTTCTAAAACACAATCTGTATCGTTTTTTGAAAATAATCAAAAATCTTTTTTCGTTAAATCGAATAATACTTTCCAATTGTCAAAGCGAATTTCTAGAAATCTGGATTATCAAATTACTATTTCTAATACTGCTGTTACTAACTTTGAGAAGCTTAATTATGAAATTAATACAATAGCAGATCAGTTTCCTTCTATTATGGTATCAAAAGCTCCAGATAGTCTCAATGTTAGTAAGAATTTTGTTATTGGTCAAGTATCTGATGATTACGGACTTTCGAAACTACAAATTGTTTACTATGATCGAAAGAATCCATCTCAGATTAAACGTGGAACTATTGCTATTAAAAAAGCTTCTTTTGATCAGTTTGTTTTTGCCTTTCCAAGCAATCTACCTGTTAGTGAAGGGGTAGATTATGAGTATTATTTTGAAGTATTTGATACTGATGCTTTGCATAATTTCAAAAGTACAAAGTCTTCTATTTTCTCAAATAGGGTAGTAACTGAAGAGGAAAAAGTAGCTGAAGCTTTAGAGTCGCAGTCCCGTAATGTTTCTGGACTTTCTAAATCTTTAAAGCAACAAGACAAGCAATTTTCTTCTTTAGATAAATTTCAGCAACTAGGCAAAGAAAAGGACATTCTTGATTTTAAAGACCAACAAAAATTGGATGATTTTATGCAACGTCAAATGAAGCAAGATGCTGTCATGAAAGAATTCACAAGGAAAATGAATGAAAACCTTTCTCAATTTAAAACGGAAAAGAAAGATGCTTTTAAAGAAGAACTTCAAAAACGTTTAGAGAAAGCCGAGAAAGATTTAGATAAAAATGATAAGTTATTAGACGAATTAAAATCCTTAACTGAAAAAATTCAGAACGATCAATTGTTTTCTAAATTGGAAAAATTCAAACAAAACAGTAAGAATCAAGTTAAGAGTTTGGAACAATTAGTTGAGCTTACTAAAAAATATTACGTAGAAAAGAAAGCGGAACAATTACAAGAACAACTTTCAAAATTAGCTAACAAGCAAGAGAATTTATCTAATGATGATAAACTCAATAAAACGGATAATCAAAAGGAGATTAATGAAGAATTTAATTCTTTAAAGAAAGAACTGGATGCATTGTCTAAAGAGAATAAAGAATTAAAAGCACCTTTATCTTTTCCAAATTCTGATTCTAAAAAGAAAGATGTTGATGAGGAATTGAATAAAGCTATTTCTGAATTATCAAAAAATAATAAAGAAAAAGCTAAATCCAACCAAAAGAACGCATCTAAAAAGATGAAACAAATGGCTCAAGAAATGGCTCAAGAAATGGAGTCTGCTGAACAAGAACAAATGGAGGAGGACGTTGCTATGTTGAGACAAATTTTAGATAATCTGTTATCTTTTTCATTGACTCAGGAAGACCTAATGTATCAGTTTAAAAAATTTAAACCTGGTTCTCCTGCGTTTAATAAAAATATTAAAATCCAACAAGATTTAAAACAACAGTTTAAACATGCTGATGATAGTTTGTTTGCGATGTCACTTAGAAATCCAAAATTTACTGATGACATTACTAAGGAAATTGGAAACGTTTCTTATAATTTAGATAAGTCACTTAGCACTTTCACCGATGCTCAAATTGCAAAAGGACTCTCTCATCAGCAATACACGGTATCGAGTGCTAATAAACTAGCTGATTTTTTAAGTTCTATTTTAAGCAGTATGCAATCACAGATGTCGGGTATGGGTCAAGGTAAGCCTAAACCCGGAAGCAATGATGGAATGCAACTTCCTGATATTATTAAAAAGATGGATGGCTTAGCCGATAAAATGAAAGAAGGTCAAAAGAGTGGCAAAACCCCTAAACCAGGTAGTAGTGGAAAGCCATCTCAATCGGGGTCAAAAGGTGAATCGGGTGAGGGAGAAGCTCAAGACATAATGGACATTTATAAAGAACAACGCCAGTTAAGAGAGTCTCTTCAAAATGAACTTAACAATAAAGGCATTGGAGCTAAGGGTCAGAATGCCTTAGAACAAATGAAAGCTTTAGAAAAGCAGTTACTCAATAAGGGTTTCAATAATGAAAACATGCAACGTATTCTGAATATTAAACAAGAACTACTTAAATTAAAGTCAGCTATTCAAGAACAAGGTGAAGATACTAAAAGACAATCAGAGACCAATCAAAAAGAGTTTAACGGTAGTTCAAATAGGATTCCAGCTGCGTTACTAGATTATTTAAATAGTAAAGAGATTTTAAATAGACAATCCTTACCTTTGCGCTCAAATTTTAACACTAAAGTTCAAGTTTATTTTAATAACAAATGATCAATTTTAATTACGAGTCCACGTTCACATTAGACAACGAAGATAGTTATGCTGCATGGCTTTCTGCTGTGATAGTTTCTGAAAATAGAAAAGAAGGAGAAATAAATTATATTTTTTGTGATGATGAATACCTTCACAAAATTAATCTTGAGTACCTTAATCACGATACACTTACAGATATCATTAGTTTTGATTACTCTGTAGGCAATGAATTGAATGGTGATATTTTTATTTCCATAGAACGTGTTCAAGATAACGCTAACGATTATGAGGTAACTTTTGATCAAGAATTAAAAAGAGTCTTAGCTCATGGTATTCTACATTACTGTGAATACAAAGATAAAAGCGATTCAGAAGCTTTATTAATGAGAAATAAAGAAGACGAAAAGATTGTTATGTTTCACGTGGAACACTAATCTTTTATTAATACCATATCGTTCCACGTGGAACACAACTCTTCTTTTTCGGTTCTTTGTTGAACCGAAAAAAATTAAAGTTTTAAATTAGTTCCACGTGGAACACAAATTTAACGAAGGGTTTATTTAGTTCCACGTGAAACACACACTGAATTTTTAAATTCAATCCGTAAGGATTAAACTTTTATAAAAATGTTTTATCAAGAATATGATGTTATTGTAGTTGGGGCTGGTCATGCTGGTTCTGAGGCCGCCGCTGCCGCTGCTAATTTGGGATCGAAGACGCTTTTGGTTACCATGAGCTTGCAAAACATTGCGCAAATGTCGTGTAATCCTGCAATGGGGGGTATAGCAAAAGGACAAATTGTACGAGAGATTGATGCTCTTGGCGGTTATTCTGGAATTGTTTCAGACAAGACGGCAATTCAGTTTAAGATGCTCAACAAATCAAAAGGACCAGCTATGTGGTCTCCAAGAGTTCAAAGTGATCGAATGCGTTTTGCTGAGGAATGGAGGTTGATGCTTGAAGGAACTCCAAATCTTGATTTTTATCAAGAAATGGTTAGTGGGTTGATTATTGAGAATGGAGTTGTAAAAGGAATTAAAACTTCATTAGGTTTGGAGATTCGTTCAAAATCTGTGGTGCTTACTAATGGTACTTTTTTGAATGGATTGATTCATATTGGTGATAAGCAATTTGGTGGAGGTCGTGCAGGGGAAAGTGCTTCTTATGGAATTACTGAAGATCTTGTTGCGGTTGGTTTTGAATCTGGCCGAATGAAAACAGGAACTCCACCTCGTGTAGATGGACGATCACTTGATTATTCGAAAATGAATGAAGAGAAAGGTGATGCAAAGCCAGATAAGTTTTCTTATTCTGATTTCACTAAACCTTTGGCTTTCCAAAAATCATGTCACATGACGTATACTTCTTTGGATGTTCATGATATTCTTAGAGAAGGTTTTGATCGTTCTCCAATGTTCAACGGTCGTATCAAAAGTTTAGGTCCAAGGTATTGCCCGTCTATTGAAGATAAAATTAATCGTTTTGCTGATAAAGAAAGACACCAGCTTTTTGTGGAGCCTGAAGGTTGGAATACCTGTGAGGTGTATGTGAATGGTTTCTCTACATCATTACCCGAGGATATTCAATTTAAAGCGTTGCGTTCTGTTGTAGGTTTTGAAAACGTAAAGTTTTTTAGACCTGGTTATGCTATAGAGTATGATTATTTTCCGCCAACACAATTGAAGCATACTCTTGAAACGAAATTAGTTTCAGGTTTGTTTTTTGCTGGTCAAATAAATGGAACTACAGGATATGAAGAAGCAGCTGCTCAAGGATTGATGGCTGGTATAAATGCGCATTTGAAGATTAACGAAAA
This portion of the Flavobacterium sp. CECT 9288 genome encodes:
- a CDS encoding DUF4175 family protein → MLKSQHVIYDKLEAFIKKYYTNELIKGSLFFIGLGLIYFLVTLFIEYLLWLKPSYRTFLFVLFIIVEAFLFFRFILIPVFKLFKLKSGIDYKEASAIIGTHFSEVQDKLINFLQLSQDQSSVSSELVLASIEQKSNTLSPIPFGNAINFKANSKYYPLALAPLVFVFLIYFTGNSAVISQSLNRVVNFSSPFQPPAPFKFIILNKNLQVEQGSDFTLRMKTVGKVVPENIVVFLNDETYFMEQDAQGEFSFKITKPIQSLLFHVEANGVLSPDYELNVIEVPSIADFEMYLQFPSYLNKKSEIIKGTGNAMVPEGTLVTWKLNTSKTQSVSFFENNQKSFFVKSNNTFQLSKRISRNLDYQITISNTAVTNFEKLNYEINTIADQFPSIMVSKAPDSLNVSKNFVIGQVSDDYGLSKLQIVYYDRKNPSQIKRGTIAIKKASFDQFVFAFPSNLPVSEGVDYEYYFEVFDTDALHNFKSTKSSIFSNRVVTEEEKVAEALESQSRNVSGLSKSLKQQDKQFSSLDKFQQLGKEKDILDFKDQQKLDDFMQRQMKQDAVMKEFTRKMNENLSQFKTEKKDAFKEELQKRLEKAEKDLDKNDKLLDELKSLTEKIQNDQLFSKLEKFKQNSKNQVKSLEQLVELTKKYYVEKKAEQLQEQLSKLANKQENLSNDDKLNKTDNQKEINEEFNSLKKELDALSKENKELKAPLSFPNSDSKKKDVDEELNKAISELSKNNKEKAKSNQKNASKKMKQMAQEMAQEMESAEQEQMEEDVAMLRQILDNLLSFSLTQEDLMYQFKKFKPGSPAFNKNIKIQQDLKQQFKHADDSLFAMSLRNPKFTDDITKEIGNVSYNLDKSLSTFTDAQIAKGLSHQQYTVSSANKLADFLSSILSSMQSQMSGMGQGKPKPGSNDGMQLPDIIKKMDGLADKMKEGQKSGKTPKPGSSGKPSQSGSKGESGEGEAQDIMDIYKEQRQLRESLQNELNNKGIGAKGQNALEQMKALEKQLLNKGFNNENMQRILNIKQELLKLKSAIQEQGEDTKRQSETNQKEFNGSSNRIPAALLDYLNSKEILNRQSLPLRSNFNTKVQVYFNNK
- the ybeY gene encoding rRNA maturation RNase YbeY, producing the protein MINFNYESTFTLDNEDSYAAWLSAVIVSENRKEGEINYIFCDDEYLHKINLEYLNHDTLTDIISFDYSVGNELNGDIFISIERVQDNANDYEVTFDQELKRVLAHGILHYCEYKDKSDSEALLMRNKEDEKIVMFHVEH
- the mnmG gene encoding tRNA uridine-5-carboxymethylaminomethyl(34) synthesis enzyme MnmG translates to MFYQEYDVIVVGAGHAGSEAAAAAANLGSKTLLVTMSLQNIAQMSCNPAMGGIAKGQIVREIDALGGYSGIVSDKTAIQFKMLNKSKGPAMWSPRVQSDRMRFAEEWRLMLEGTPNLDFYQEMVSGLIIENGVVKGIKTSLGLEIRSKSVVLTNGTFLNGLIHIGDKQFGGGRAGESASYGITEDLVAVGFESGRMKTGTPPRVDGRSLDYSKMNEEKGDAKPDKFSYSDFTKPLAFQKSCHMTYTSLDVHDILREGFDRSPMFNGRIKSLGPRYCPSIEDKINRFADKERHQLFVEPEGWNTCEVYVNGFSTSLPEDIQFKALRSVVGFENVKFFRPGYAIEYDYFPPTQLKHTLETKLVSGLFFAGQINGTTGYEEAAAQGLMAGINAHLKINEKAPLILKRDEAYIGVLIDDLITKGTEEPYRMFTSRAEYRTLLRQDNADFRLTPMSFEIGLASEARLRRMEHKLKESEKMVAFFKETSISVSEANPILESKNTALITQGDKMFKVFSRPQIDLEDILKFEKVTAYIDEHDLDQEILEQAEIQVKYSGYIEKERNNADKLLRLEDVKIPENFDYEKIKSMSIEAKQKLSKIRPVTISQASRISGVSPSDISVLLIYMGR